The following coding sequences are from one Panicum hallii strain FIL2 chromosome 5, PHallii_v3.1, whole genome shotgun sequence window:
- the LOC112893884 gene encoding uncharacterized protein LOC112893884: MTGTGGGDEHYSRLIRELCALLLTVVPPSPAPAPGRMSPAAAASMLLGASVALMLCGSVTFAIGLLLMPWVAGLALLFGFAGAVSNLSSGFFGKPAALPCKDAARGRICSPIDSDLLVA, encoded by the coding sequence ATGACGgggaccggcggcggcgacgagcacTACTCGCGGCTGATCCGCGAGCTCTGCGCGCTGCTGCTCACGGTCGTCCCCccctcgcccgcgccggcgccggggcggatgtcgccggccgcggcggcgtccaTGCTCCTCGGCGCGTCGGTGGCGCTCATGCTCTGCGGGTCCGTCACGTTCGCCATCGGCCTCCTCCTCATGCCCTGGGTCGCCGGCCTCGCGCTGCTCTTCGGCTTCGCCGGCGCCGTCTCCAACCTCTCCTCGGGGTTCTTCGGCAAGCCCGCCGCGCTGCCCTGCAAGGACGCGGCGAGGGGGCGGATCTGCTCCCCGATCGACTCCGATTTGCTCGTAGCGTAG
- the LOC112893886 gene encoding uncharacterized protein LOC112893886: MNAGMSPRPSTDWGPIIVAVILFVVLSPGLLFQLPARTRVVEFGNMGTSAIAILVHAIIFFCLLTIFVVAIGVHVYAA; encoded by the coding sequence ATGAACGCCGGCATGTCGCCGCGGCCGAGCACGGACTGGGGCCCCATCATCGTGGCGGTGATCCTGTTCGTGGTGCTCTCGCCGGGGCTGCTCTTCCAGCTCCCCGCGCGGACGCGGGTGGTGGAGTTCGGCAACATGGGCACCAGCGCCATCGCCATCCTCGTCCACGCCATCATCTTCTTCTGCCTCCTCACCATCTTCGTCGTCGCCATCGGCGTCCACGTCTACGCCGCCTAG
- the LOC112894045 gene encoding CBS domain-containing protein CBSCBSPB1-like, protein MDGGAGAAGHGGPGRRSISSAAASRRRLPPAENGHGHDGAASRRSSASISRANSTSLTGERTVKRLRLSKALTIPDHTTVHEACRRMASRRVDAVLLTDSNALLCGILTDKDITTRVIARGLKMEETPVSKVMTRNPVFVLADTLAVEALQKMVQGKFRHLPVVENGEVIALLDIAKCLYDAIARMERAVEKGKAIAAAVEGVEKHWGTAASGPNNFIETLRERMFRPSLSTIISENSKVVTVGPTDTVLTASKKMLELKVSSAVVAIENKPGGILTSRDILMRVIAQNLPPESTTVEKVMTQSPECATVDTPILDALHTMHDGKFLHLPVLDRDGNVVTVVDVLHITQAAIATVGNTGAAGSEATSAMMQRFWDSAMSVGPLDDDDDSRSEGSTKVASEATDIGRSALFPASGLSSTFGFKVQDKQGRMHRFNCETSSLTDLITSILQRVGDDIDRKNLPQILYEDEDHDKVILSSDSDLIAAVDHARQIGWKSLRLHLDYVGVGHRKRGGGSSDFEYAGKDAWASAYSAVAAGAALVAGLGVMAYLKRAG, encoded by the exons AtggacggcggcgcgggggcggctggGCACGGCGGCCCCGGCCGGAGGAGcatctcctccgccgccgcctccaggaGGAGGCTCCCGCCCGCCGAGAACGGACACGGACACGACGGCGCCGCCTCCAGGAGGTCCTCCGCCTCCATCTCCCGGGCCAACTCCAC GTCACTGACTGGCGAGAGAACCGTGAAAAGGCTGAGATTGTCCAAGGCGCTGACGATACCAGATCACACAACCGTGCATGAGGCTTGTCGGAGGATGGCCTCACGCAGGGTCGATGCCGTGTTGCTGACTGACTCCAATGCTTTGCTCTGTGGGATCCTCACTGACAAG GACATAACCACAAGGGTTATTGCTCGTGGATTGAAGATGGAAGAGACACCAGTCTCAAAGGTCATGACTAGAAACCCTGTATTTGTGCTCGCAGACACACTTGCAGTCGAGGCATTGCAGAAGATGGTGCAAG GTAAGTTCAGACATCTGCCTGTTGTGGAGAATGGTGAAGTCATTGCACTTCTGGACATTGCCAAGTGCCTGTATGATGCTATTGCACGGATGGAAAGGGCGGTGGAGAAAGGAAAAGcaattgctgctgctgttgaggGCGTAGAAAAGCATTGGGGAACAGCTGCATCTG GTCCTAACAATTTTATTGAAACTCTTCGAGAACGAATGTTTAGGCCATCGCTGTCTACCATTATCTCTGAGAATTCAAA AGTGGTCACTGTTGGACCAACAGACACGGTGTTGACAGCATCAAAGAAGATGCTGGAATTAAAAGTGAGTTCAGCCGTTGTAGCAATTGAAAACAAACCTGGGGGAATTTTGAC CTCTAGAGATATATTGATGCGTGTTATCGCCCAAAATCTTCCTCCTGAGTCCACCACAGTTGAGAAG GTCATGACTCAGAGTCCTGAATGTGCCACAGTTGACACCCCAATCCTTGATGCTCTTCACACAATGCATGATGGGAAATTCTTACATTTGCCTGTTCTAGACAGGG ATGGAAATGTTGTGACTGTTGTTGATGTTCTTCACATAACTCAGGCTGCAATTGCAACG GTCGGGAACACCGGAGCAGCTGGATCTGAGGCGACATCTGCCATGATGCAGAGGTTCTGGGATTCAGCAATGTCCGTTGGACCTCTAGATGATGACGATGACTCCAGGAG TGAAGGATCAACAAAAGTGGCATCTGAGGCAACAGATATTGGAAGATCTGCCCTTTTTCCAGCTTCTGGTTTATCAAGCACTTTTGGGTTCAAGGTTCAGGACAAGCAAGGCAGGATGCACAGATTTAACTGCG AAACGAGCAGCTTGACAGACCTGATAACCAGCATTCTTCAGAGGGTCGGCGATGACATTGATAGAAAAAACCTTCCTCAAATTTTG TACGAAGATGAGGATCATGATAAGGTCATACTTTCATCAGACAGTGACCTTATAGCTGCTGTTGACCACGCAAGACAGATTGGTTGGAAG AGTTTGAGGTTGCACTTGGATTATGTCGGTGTTGGCCACCGGAAGAGAGGTGGCGGTTCTTCAGATTTTGAGTATGCCGGAAAGGATGCATGGGCCTCCGCGTACAGTGCTGTCGCCGCCGGGGCGGCTCTAGTTGCAGGCCTTGGGGTTATGGCTTACCTGAAACGAGCGGGTTAA